In Melanotaenia boesemani isolate fMelBoe1 chromosome 18, fMelBoe1.pri, whole genome shotgun sequence, the sequence TTTGTTTCTTCTCAGCTGCAAAATGAATAATATTTGTATGAGCAAAAGGCtactatattatatttaaacagtttatggTGTCAACTTTAATAGACACGGCTGGGCAGAGGCTTTTGCTGGCATCAGACTTCCACATGTGAAATACATCTGTCCACATGCGTAAGTATTTACATTCCAATGCCTTCCATAGACTTGAATGTTTTATATTCCACAGTATTTAGCTTTAAATGCTGCATAAATGTCTGAATCTGTTGTCTCTTATATTTCAGCTCTACAATGCCCGTTTCTATAAACATGAGAATGTCAATGCCGTCTTGGTAAGAGTTACAGTTTGTATGCATATTTCAGTACACTGAATGGTTGACATCTCATCACCCACTGagtttgctgtttatttattcatttacaggTTTGATATTTATGGTTTGAGCCCAGATGCAGACGAAGACGAGGCTGGTATCAAGAGAGCATCAGAGAATAGTAAATCttcaaaagtgttttaaaacgTTAGACTCATGTTTTATCTCAGTTAAAGTTGACAGTagaattttttctgtttttccacttCAGTTAAAGCCTTGATAGATCAAGAAGTGAAGAATGGGATACCTTCACACAGAATTATCCTGGGTGGATTTTCACAGGTAAGTGTGGCgtgtttgcagatgacacattATGAAACATGATATTTTCTGCTATTCAGAGCTCTGTAATTTACaacatgtattttatgtttaaatttaaatgtatattcTTGCAACAGTTGTACAGATACTTTACTGCACCGGtcattttacacaaaaacaataGGAAACTGAGGTCAATATGTTCGTAGGCTAATCCAACTGATAGAGTTAAGGGTTCTTAAATTATTGTAGTTATTGCATGTTAAATATGGACAGTTCATGAAGTCCACACTCACAGATGTCTTGGCACACGATTTCAGTTATTGTTAAACATCAAAAAGGACTTATTCTGTTGTAAGCTGATAAAGAAAAGATATGCACCTTTCGGTTAAAAGCCAAAACCAATCAAACCAGAGTACTCCTAAATATTTAAGGTAAAGCACATGACCTAAAATTTCACATTGTAGCCTGGGAAATTTAAGGACTGTAACTTTAATGACTTCCTGCCTGCTAACATGATcacttgttgttgtttgtggagAGACGAACAGTATCTCATACGAAAAGGACTGGTTTGTTGGTTTGTGTTTCCAGGGTGGAGCATTGTCTCTTTACACTGCTCTGACGACTCAGCAGAAGCTCGCGGGTGTGGTTGCTCTAAGCTGCTGGCTTCCCCTCCGCAAATCCTTCCCTCAGgttaaaagaaagacagaataaaactaaacaaaaacagaataatcttTACCTGCATGTTTTCGATTTACATAATTACAGTTTCATAGGTGGTTTAATGTTATTAGATTAAATTTAGATTAATGTCACCTTGAAGTTAAACttggtctttttattttttagtataaatttaatttgtaatgtCTTTTAGCTTTTAGAAATGCACATTTGattcttaaaatatatatatttttgcaaACTCTGCCTTCAGTGGAATTACACAACAGGGATATCCCATACCCGTAATCagataataacaataatcctAATCTCTTCTATTCTCAGGCGGCTGCCAGCAGTGCAAACAAGGACATGCATGTCCTGCAGTGCCATGGGGATGCCGACCCCCTGGTCCCCTTCATATTTGGCAGCCAGACATCAGAAAAGCTGAAAAGCCTCATCAATCCAGCCAACATCAGTTTCAAGTCATATCGGGGTCTACCTCACAGTGCCTGTCCAGAAGTCAGTGTGCCGTCACATTTCATTGTGGAACTTTAGTTGTCATGCTGTCTGAGTTacgatttcctttattttctgcCTGTGTAGGAAATGGTGGACATTAAGCGATTCATAGAGAAGCAGCTTCCTGCCATCAGAGACGAATGAACTCGAGTGTCTGCTCACCTTCTCAGCGTCATCATGGTCCTTTGAACTTGACTCCAGTGAAACTAGGTGGACCTGAGGACTACTGACTTACTTGACAATAAATCCATGCTGCTACTCCGTAGATTCAGACAGGGCTGGGAATGTCAGCCCAGGAGAGGCATGACGGAGCCACGCACAACCCTCAGTGTTACATTAGAGTAACATTAGTTGCTTGATTGTAAAGCTACTCACCATTGAGACGAGCCATTTTTTTGCAGGAAACTTATGTATAATAACTATAATAACTGTATAATAACTTATTTATATAACACCTAGGGCTACATTTTATGGTGTAACACTTACTGTCTCAATAAATGACCTGTTTTGCATTACTACAGCTCATATGTAGTGCTGAAATTTATTAGGGAATTAACTTACTTGCGGGATTATATCAAGTTAAATTGCCAAATTTCTTTAGCTTCTGGCTTCTTAAATtcaagtatttttttctgttttaaaagtaatttaaacgTAGTAATAGAAATTTAGATGTGTTCATTTACAAAAGGACTTTTAAGATTTTTGACTTCTTAATGAGAAAACAATTTTTAACTTATGCATTAAGCATTTATTATTGACTCCCAGCAAAAACAAAGTGCAAGCACAACACATAACTTAATTAAGAAACTGTTGAGCAATTTGTGAATCTTAATgacaaatgacaacaaaaacaatatatgaTTGTGCTTTATTTAAATTGTGAGAATTCAAATATACTTTTCAcacaaattcctttttaaatacTCAAATATATCAGTGGTCATGGTTTCAGTGTATTCttccctgtttttatttaaattaaatatatgacTAATATCACAGTATTGAAATACACAGACAAGATTGATTTCCTGGTTTCAGCTCATATAGTTGTAAAAACTTTTATCCTTTGAGAAGAGCTAAAAGCACCAACGTGAAGTCATTTTCTCATTGTTCATGATCGACCAAAGGTGCTTGTGTAGAAGATGTTATTCCAAGGCACTTTCCTTCTTACactacagttaaataaaacctgGTTTCTACAAGAACTGGACATGCATTAAGGCTCACAATGTACCTAAATACAAATGCAGTGCTCACAGATACATGCTCTCCCTCATTTAACAAGGTAGAAGAGTGCAATGTCAAACGCTaggggatatatatatatatagatatatatatatatatatctatatatttataaaaatatagatatgtttttttaataagtacAGTAACTGATGCAATTCCTAGCGTTTTGTTTGCTCTGAGGGTTTTGGTAAGTTAATCATGGGTAAATAAACGGCAATTACAGCTGGATAAAGACCAATTTTTAAGTAGTGTCCATTTTCCTGCCTTTCTTTAAATAGCAGAACTCCCAACATGAACACAAAACTCCTTTGTGTGGAATGCATGCGCCAGAAAGCTAACGGTGGCAGTGGAGAGTCTATGGCTCAGGAGGTGGCTCCTCCAGGCTCTTCAACAGATCTGTGTACGCGCTAGAGTTTATGAAGCGAGGGTATGAGTCTCTCTGCATCAGcgtgtagatctgctgctgagCATCATCAAACGTTTGTGAGGTCGGCTCCAACATGTTGCGGTTTATCACTTCTCGAACACGTGAATCCAAACTGACCTAGAAGGGatagagaggaggaggagagaggttCAGTTAAATGCATCACGTTATTTGCCACCAAAATTATTTGccatctttaaaataataatttagagAGAGTTCATGGAGCATTCAAGATAATGAAAAAAGAGCTGTTCAGTTTCCCATTTTCAGTACATCCTAACCAACTAGAAGTATAGTCTTATTGGAACGACAATGCCAGGAAGGGTGGGTGTGAACCAAAACTATCTGAATGTACCAGATGAGCATAGAATTGTCACTGTGGTTGAAATGTCTTATATAGTTATAGATCTGGGTGATTAAATGTATGGTTCCAAGAAAACCACACCAACTCACCTATTTCTTAACTCTGACATTTTAACATCATAGACTTATTTTGCCAGCCCTTTAGCCAATCAGTCTTCtccattttttaaagtaatttcttcCCTGACTTTCTCTCTTCAGACTGTCTTTTGCACAAGTTTCTACATTCAGAAATATCCCTCAtgctgtttggtttttttattgaaattgaaCTGTAGCATTAGTCAGGTTTCTCCTTTACCTCAAAAATACATTTCTATTGTGAATAAGATCAGAATACTCCACATAATTTGACCATTTCTTCCTCTAAATATGACATAATTCAGTTTAAGCTGACAGTTTAATGCTGTTTATATGGTAGGGTCCTGTTAAAAATAAGGATTTAATCAAATtattgttaagttgtgatggctcaccgtcttttttttttttttttt encodes:
- the lypla1 gene encoding acyl-protein thioesterase 1 → MCGNNMSAPLPAIVPAARKATAAVIFLHGLGDTGHGWAEAFAGIRLPHVKYICPHASTMPVSINMRMSMPSWFDIYGLSPDADEDEAGIKRASENIKALIDQEVKNGIPSHRIILGGFSQGGALSLYTALTTQQKLAGVVALSCWLPLRKSFPQAAASSANKDMHVLQCHGDADPLVPFIFGSQTSEKLKSLINPANISFKSYRGLPHSACPEEMVDIKRFIEKQLPAIRDE